A region from the Rhodamnia argentea isolate NSW1041297 chromosome 7, ASM2092103v1, whole genome shotgun sequence genome encodes:
- the LOC115742623 gene encoding MADS-box protein SOC1-like isoform X3 translates to MIVTSVGRILTMVRGKVQMRRIENTASRQVTFSKRRSGLLKKAYELSVLCDAEVGVIIFSQKGRLYQFSSSSEIQNTIDRYHRSSNDADTYKANMEQYILHLKQETTDMERKIELLEVSLRKLSGQCLGSCSTDEIQMIGDQLDLSLRSIRARKAQLFNDKIQQLQEKERSLKEENAKLLAKCHAYYWQSSAHPGAAAIHSSSSRSTDVETELLIGLPELN, encoded by the exons ATGATCGTAACGTCTGTAGGGAGAATTTTGACCATGGTGAGAGGCAAAGTTCAGATGAGGCGAATCGAGAACACGGCGAGCCGGCAAGTCACCTTCTCAAAGCGCCGGAGCGGGCTGCTAAAGAAAGCTTACGAGCTCTCAGTCCTCTGCGACGCCGAAGTCGGCGTGATCATCTTTTCGCAGAAAGGAAGGCTCTACCAGTTCTCGAGCAGTTCCGA aaTCCAAAATACAATTGATCGGTATCATAGATCTTCAAATGATGCGGATACATACAAGGCTAATATGGAACAGTATATTCTG CATTTGAAGCAAGAAACCACGGATATGGAGAGGAAGATTGAGCTTCTTGAAGTTTCTCTACG GAAGCTGTCAGGACAATGTCTTGGATCTTGTTCAACCGACGAAATCCAAATGATAGGGGATCAGCTCGACCTAAGTTTGCGCAGCATTAGGGCAAGAAAG GCTCAATTATTCAACGATAAGATACAGCAGTTACAAGAAAAG GAGAGGTCTCTGAAAGAAGAGAATGCAAAGCTTCTTGCAAAG TGCCATGCATATTATTGGCAGTCATCAGCTCATCCGGGAGCAGCAGCAATacatagcagcagcagcaggagcACCGATGTCGAGACCGAGTTGCTCATTGGATTGCCCGAGTTAAACTGA
- the LOC115742618 gene encoding MADS-box protein AGL42-like isoform X1 codes for MARGKVQLRRIENATSRQVTFSKRRTGLLKKAYELSVLCDAEVAVIVFSQKGRLYNFSSNSEIQMTIDRYRRSANDADKYRADMEQHILRLKQETADMERKIELLEASLRSANFEISLLLIVDSNWFLISSSFNYGIPLPFFSISGNYQGNVSDQIRSTKSKRLGISSSEV; via the exons ATGGCGAGAGGCAAAGTTCAGCTGAGGCGAATCGAGAACGCGACAAGCCGGCAAGTCACCTTCTCGAAGCGCCGGACCGGGCTGCTGAAGAAAGCTTACGAGCTCTCAGTCCTCTGCGATGCCGAAGTCGCCGTGATCGTCTTCTCGCAGAAAGGAAGGCTTTACAACTTCTCCAGCAATTCCGA AATACAAATGACAATTGATCGATACCGTAGATCAGCAAATGATGCAGATAAGTACCGGGCTGACATGGAACAACATATTCTG CGTTTGAAGCAAGAAACCGCGGATATGGAGAGGAAGATTGAGCTTCTTGAAGCTTCTCTACGGTCCGcgaattttgagatttctctgTTATTAATTGTGGATTCAAATTGGTTCCTGATATCTAGTTCCTTTAACTATGGCATTCCTCTACCCTTTTTTTCCATCTCAGGAAACTATCAGGGCAATGTCTCGGATCAGATTCGATCGACGAAATCCAAGAGATTGGGGATCAGCTCGAGCGAAGTTTGA
- the LOC115742618 gene encoding MADS-box protein AGL42-like isoform X2, whose protein sequence is MARGKVQLRRIENATSRQVTFSKRRTGLLKKAYELSVLCDAEVAVIVFSQKGRLYNFSSNSEIQMTIDRYRRSANDADKYRADMEQHILAMRSNKSIFIQVLMFLQSFE, encoded by the exons ATGGCGAGAGGCAAAGTTCAGCTGAGGCGAATCGAGAACGCGACAAGCCGGCAAGTCACCTTCTCGAAGCGCCGGACCGGGCTGCTGAAGAAAGCTTACGAGCTCTCAGTCCTCTGCGATGCCGAAGTCGCCGTGATCGTCTTCTCGCAGAAAGGAAGGCTTTACAACTTCTCCAGCAATTCCGA AATACAAATGACAATTGATCGATACCGTAGATCAGCAAATGATGCAGATAAGTACCGGGCTGACATGGAACAACATATTCTG GCAATGAGATCAAACAAGTCGATATTTATTCAAGTATTGATGTTTTTACAAAGCTTCGAATGA
- the LOC115742623 gene encoding MADS-box protein SOC1-like isoform X1 produces MIVTSVGRILTMVRGKVQMRRIENTASRQVTFSKRRSGLLKKAYELSVLCDAEVGVIIFSQKGRLYQFSSSSEIQNTIDRYHRSSNDADTYKANMEQYILHLKQETTDMERKIELLEVSLRKLSGQCLGSCSTDEIQMIGDQLDLSLRSIRARKAQLFNDKIQQLQEKERSLKEENAKLLAKCYANPWQSTAYPRVAAIDSQSSRSEDVETGLSIGLPESLTRHHPAQV; encoded by the exons ATGATCGTAACGTCTGTAGGGAGAATTTTGACCATGGTGAGAGGCAAAGTTCAGATGAGGCGAATCGAGAACACGGCGAGCCGGCAAGTCACCTTCTCAAAGCGCCGGAGCGGGCTGCTAAAGAAAGCTTACGAGCTCTCAGTCCTCTGCGACGCCGAAGTCGGCGTGATCATCTTTTCGCAGAAAGGAAGGCTCTACCAGTTCTCGAGCAGTTCCGA aaTCCAAAATACAATTGATCGGTATCATAGATCTTCAAATGATGCGGATACATACAAGGCTAATATGGAACAGTATATTCTG CATTTGAAGCAAGAAACCACGGATATGGAGAGGAAGATTGAGCTTCTTGAAGTTTCTCTACG GAAGCTGTCAGGACAATGTCTTGGATCTTGTTCAACCGACGAAATCCAAATGATAGGGGATCAGCTCGACCTAAGTTTGCGCAGCATTAGGGCAAGAAAG GCTCAATTATTCAACGATAAGATACAGCAGTTACAAGAAAAG GAGAGGTCTCTGAAAGAAGAGAATGCAAAGCTTCTTGCAAAG TGCTATGCAAATCCTTGGCAGTCAACAGCTTACCCGAGAGTAGCAGCAATAGATAGCCAGAGCAGCCGGAGTGAAGATGTTGAGACAGGGTTGTCCATTGGACTGCCGGAAAGTCTGACTCGCCATCACCCGGCACAAGTCTAG
- the LOC115742623 gene encoding MADS-box protein SOC1-like isoform X4, which translates to MVRGKVQMRRIENTASRQVTFSKRRSGLLKKAYELSVLCDAEVGVIIFSQKGRLYQFSSSSEIQNTIDRYHRSSNDADTYKANMEQYILHLKQETTDMERKIELLEVSLRKLSGQCLGSCSTDEIQMIGDQLDLSLRSIRARKAQLFNDKIQQLQEKERSLKEENAKLLAKCYANPWQSTAYPRVAAIDSQSSRSEDVETGLSIGLPESLTRHHPAQV; encoded by the exons ATGGTGAGAGGCAAAGTTCAGATGAGGCGAATCGAGAACACGGCGAGCCGGCAAGTCACCTTCTCAAAGCGCCGGAGCGGGCTGCTAAAGAAAGCTTACGAGCTCTCAGTCCTCTGCGACGCCGAAGTCGGCGTGATCATCTTTTCGCAGAAAGGAAGGCTCTACCAGTTCTCGAGCAGTTCCGA aaTCCAAAATACAATTGATCGGTATCATAGATCTTCAAATGATGCGGATACATACAAGGCTAATATGGAACAGTATATTCTG CATTTGAAGCAAGAAACCACGGATATGGAGAGGAAGATTGAGCTTCTTGAAGTTTCTCTACG GAAGCTGTCAGGACAATGTCTTGGATCTTGTTCAACCGACGAAATCCAAATGATAGGGGATCAGCTCGACCTAAGTTTGCGCAGCATTAGGGCAAGAAAG GCTCAATTATTCAACGATAAGATACAGCAGTTACAAGAAAAG GAGAGGTCTCTGAAAGAAGAGAATGCAAAGCTTCTTGCAAAG TGCTATGCAAATCCTTGGCAGTCAACAGCTTACCCGAGAGTAGCAGCAATAGATAGCCAGAGCAGCCGGAGTGAAGATGTTGAGACAGGGTTGTCCATTGGACTGCCGGAAAGTCTGACTCGCCATCACCCGGCACAAGTCTAG
- the LOC115742623 gene encoding MADS-box protein AGL42-like isoform X2 produces the protein MIVTSVGRILTMVRGKVQMRRIENTASRQVTFSKRRSGLLKKAYELSVLCDAEVGVIIFSQKGRLYQFSSSSEIQNTIDRYHRSSNDADTYKANMEQYILHLKQETTDMERKIELLEVSLRKLSGQCLGSCSTDEIQMIGDQLDLSLRSIRARKAQLFNDKIQQLQEKERSLKEENAKLLAKSTAYPRVAAIDSQSSRSEDVETGLSIGLPESLTRHHPAQV, from the exons ATGATCGTAACGTCTGTAGGGAGAATTTTGACCATGGTGAGAGGCAAAGTTCAGATGAGGCGAATCGAGAACACGGCGAGCCGGCAAGTCACCTTCTCAAAGCGCCGGAGCGGGCTGCTAAAGAAAGCTTACGAGCTCTCAGTCCTCTGCGACGCCGAAGTCGGCGTGATCATCTTTTCGCAGAAAGGAAGGCTCTACCAGTTCTCGAGCAGTTCCGA aaTCCAAAATACAATTGATCGGTATCATAGATCTTCAAATGATGCGGATACATACAAGGCTAATATGGAACAGTATATTCTG CATTTGAAGCAAGAAACCACGGATATGGAGAGGAAGATTGAGCTTCTTGAAGTTTCTCTACG GAAGCTGTCAGGACAATGTCTTGGATCTTGTTCAACCGACGAAATCCAAATGATAGGGGATCAGCTCGACCTAAGTTTGCGCAGCATTAGGGCAAGAAAG GCTCAATTATTCAACGATAAGATACAGCAGTTACAAGAAAAG GAGAGGTCTCTGAAAGAAGAGAATGCAAAGCTTCTTGCAAAG TCAACAGCTTACCCGAGAGTAGCAGCAATAGATAGCCAGAGCAGCCGGAGTGAAGATGTTGAGACAGGGTTGTCCATTGGACTGCCGGAAAGTCTGACTCGCCATCACCCGGCACAAGTCTAG
- the LOC115742623 gene encoding MADS-box protein SOC1-like isoform X5 — MIVTSVGRILTMVRGKVQMRRIENTASRQVTFSKRRSGLLKKAYELSVLCDAEVGVIIFSQKGRLYQFSSSSEIQNTIDRYHRSSNDADTYKANMEQYILHLKQETTDMERKIELLEVSLRKLSGQCLGSCSTDEIQMIGDQLDLSLRSIRARKERSLKEENAKLLAKCYANPWQSTAYPRVAAIDSQSSRSEDVETGLSIGLPESLTRHHPAQV, encoded by the exons ATGATCGTAACGTCTGTAGGGAGAATTTTGACCATGGTGAGAGGCAAAGTTCAGATGAGGCGAATCGAGAACACGGCGAGCCGGCAAGTCACCTTCTCAAAGCGCCGGAGCGGGCTGCTAAAGAAAGCTTACGAGCTCTCAGTCCTCTGCGACGCCGAAGTCGGCGTGATCATCTTTTCGCAGAAAGGAAGGCTCTACCAGTTCTCGAGCAGTTCCGA aaTCCAAAATACAATTGATCGGTATCATAGATCTTCAAATGATGCGGATACATACAAGGCTAATATGGAACAGTATATTCTG CATTTGAAGCAAGAAACCACGGATATGGAGAGGAAGATTGAGCTTCTTGAAGTTTCTCTACG GAAGCTGTCAGGACAATGTCTTGGATCTTGTTCAACCGACGAAATCCAAATGATAGGGGATCAGCTCGACCTAAGTTTGCGCAGCATTAGGGCAAGAAAG GAGAGGTCTCTGAAAGAAGAGAATGCAAAGCTTCTTGCAAAG TGCTATGCAAATCCTTGGCAGTCAACAGCTTACCCGAGAGTAGCAGCAATAGATAGCCAGAGCAGCCGGAGTGAAGATGTTGAGACAGGGTTGTCCATTGGACTGCCGGAAAGTCTGACTCGCCATCACCCGGCACAAGTCTAG
- the LOC115742623 gene encoding MADS-box protein SOC1-like isoform X6 has translation MIVTSVGRILTMVRGKVQMRRIENTASRQVTFSKRRSGLLKKAYELSVLCDAEVGVIIFSQKGRLYQFSSSSEIQNTIDRYHRSSNDADTYKANMEQYILHLKQETTDMERKIELLEVSLRKLSGQCLGSCSTDEIQMIGDQLDLSLRSIRARKAQLFNDKIQQLQEKQLCLV, from the exons ATGATCGTAACGTCTGTAGGGAGAATTTTGACCATGGTGAGAGGCAAAGTTCAGATGAGGCGAATCGAGAACACGGCGAGCCGGCAAGTCACCTTCTCAAAGCGCCGGAGCGGGCTGCTAAAGAAAGCTTACGAGCTCTCAGTCCTCTGCGACGCCGAAGTCGGCGTGATCATCTTTTCGCAGAAAGGAAGGCTCTACCAGTTCTCGAGCAGTTCCGA aaTCCAAAATACAATTGATCGGTATCATAGATCTTCAAATGATGCGGATACATACAAGGCTAATATGGAACAGTATATTCTG CATTTGAAGCAAGAAACCACGGATATGGAGAGGAAGATTGAGCTTCTTGAAGTTTCTCTACG GAAGCTGTCAGGACAATGTCTTGGATCTTGTTCAACCGACGAAATCCAAATGATAGGGGATCAGCTCGACCTAAGTTTGCGCAGCATTAGGGCAAGAAAG GCTCAATTATTCAACGATAAGATACAGCAGTTACAAGAAAAG CAACTTTGTTTGGTGTAA